One genomic window of Vibrio parahaemolyticus includes the following:
- the metF gene encoding methylenetetrahydrofolate reductase, translating to MGYTHAGHIDALNQNIAELSDNINVSFEFFPPSSEKMEETLWNSVHRLKTLKPKFVSVTYGANSGERDRTHSIIKEIKAETGLVAAPHLTCIDATRSELIEIADDYWNNGIENIVALRGDIPPGGGAPDMYASDLVELLKSRHDFDISVAAFPEVHPEAKSAQSDLLNLKRKVDAGANRAITQFFFDVESYLRFRDRCVAAGIDVEIVPGILPVSNFKQASRFAAQNNVKVPGWMSKQFEGLDDDPVTRQLVGASQAIDMVRVLSREGVKDFHFYTLNRAEMTYALCHTLGVRPRVAVEA from the coding sequence ATGGGATACACGCACGCAGGCCATATCGACGCCTTAAACCAGAATATTGCTGAGTTGTCAGATAACATTAATGTCTCGTTTGAGTTTTTTCCGCCAAGCAGCGAAAAGATGGAAGAAACGCTGTGGAACTCTGTGCATCGTCTAAAAACGCTCAAGCCTAAATTTGTTTCGGTAACATACGGAGCAAACTCTGGTGAACGTGATAGAACTCACTCCATTATCAAGGAAATCAAAGCAGAGACCGGCTTAGTTGCTGCGCCTCACCTCACTTGTATCGATGCAACACGTTCAGAGTTGATTGAGATTGCTGATGATTACTGGAATAACGGCATCGAAAATATCGTTGCGCTGCGTGGTGACATCCCACCTGGTGGCGGTGCTCCAGATATGTATGCTTCGGACTTGGTTGAGCTACTAAAATCTCGTCACGATTTTGATATTTCTGTGGCGGCTTTTCCAGAAGTGCATCCAGAGGCAAAAAGTGCTCAATCGGATCTGCTAAACCTAAAGCGTAAAGTGGACGCTGGTGCGAACCGTGCCATTACTCAGTTCTTCTTTGATGTGGAATCTTATCTGCGTTTTCGTGACCGCTGTGTTGCGGCGGGAATCGATGTAGAAATCGTTCCGGGTATTTTGCCAGTATCGAACTTTAAGCAAGCCTCACGCTTTGCAGCGCAGAACAATGTTAAAGTGCCAGGATGGATGAGCAAACAGTTTGAAGGTTTGGATGATGATCCTGTGACTCGCCAACTTGTAGGTGCAAGCCAAGCTATTGATATGGTTCGTGTACTAAGTCGCGAAGGTGTAAAAGATTTCCACTTCTATACGCTGAATCGTGCGGAGATGACTTATGCGCTATGCCATACTTTGGGTGTTCGCCCTCGTGTAGCCGTAGAAGCGTAA